From Variimorphobacter saccharofermentans, one genomic window encodes:
- a CDS encoding AzlC family ABC transporter permease: MKKEFIYGLKRGYPIALGYIPVSFTFGLMAVSGGLPVWLTVFISMSNLTSAGQFAGTNLILQGAGFLEITLTTFIINIRYMLMSLSLTQRLGSDMTLLKRLIIGFGITDETFSVASLEQGKLSFPYLAGLILGPFLGWTAGTALGAIICSALPVTLSNAMGIALYGMFIAIIIPPAKKSRTVTIIILISVAVTVILRYVPLFRFISSGFRVIIATFLGAGLGAVLFPIEPKNEVDQNKGESIS, translated from the coding sequence ATGAAAAAAGAATTTATATATGGATTAAAGCGAGGCTATCCTATTGCTCTTGGTTACATACCCGTCTCCTTTACCTTTGGTCTTATGGCTGTCTCCGGCGGTTTACCCGTATGGTTGACAGTTTTTATTTCCATGTCGAATTTAACCTCTGCCGGACAATTTGCCGGAACAAATCTAATTCTGCAAGGTGCAGGATTTCTGGAAATCACATTGACTACCTTCATTATCAATATACGATATATGCTCATGTCCCTATCCCTGACTCAGCGGCTGGGTTCCGACATGACACTCTTGAAACGTCTGATTATAGGTTTCGGCATTACGGACGAAACCTTCAGTGTCGCTTCTCTGGAGCAGGGAAAGCTCTCCTTTCCTTATCTGGCAGGATTAATCCTAGGCCCGTTCCTTGGCTGGACAGCCGGTACTGCGTTAGGAGCCATTATCTGCTCCGCTCTTCCGGTAACCCTGAGTAATGCTATGGGCATTGCTTTATATGGAATGTTTATTGCGATCATTATCCCCCCTGCAAAGAAATCCAGAACTGTTACTATAATTATACTCATATCCGTTGCTGTGACAGTAATCTTACGATATGTTCCGTTATTCCGGTTCATATCCTCCGGATTCCGTGTAATCATAGCAACCTTCTTAGGTGCGGGACTGGGAGCCGTCCTCTTCCCTATAGAACCCAAGAATGAGGTGGATCAAAACAAAGGAGAAAGCATATCATGA
- the spoIIAA gene encoding anti-sigma F factor antagonist, translating to MQDAKRQNKHITKEGDGGTTYEIYQRCLVIKLKEELDHHNAIAIREKADKLIDRNNIKHIIFDFSGASFMDSAGIGVIMGRYRKVIFIGGKTAVANVNNTIDRIFRLSGLYKIIEKYDTVETALNIIQKA from the coding sequence ATGCAAGATGCAAAAAGACAGAACAAACACATTACAAAGGAGGGTGATGGGGGTACCACCTATGAAATATACCAAAGATGTCTTGTAATAAAGCTGAAGGAAGAATTGGATCACCATAATGCAATCGCTATCCGGGAAAAAGCAGATAAATTAATTGATCGAAATAATATCAAGCATATCATTTTTGATTTTTCAGGTGCGAGCTTCATGGATAGTGCAGGAATAGGAGTAATTATGGGAAGGTACAGAAAAGTCATTTTTATAGGCGGTAAGACGGCGGTAGCCAACGTAAACAATACAATCGATAGAATTTTTCGATTGTCCGGTTTATATAAGATTATTGAAAAATATGATACCGTTGAAACAGCATTGAACATTATACAAAAGGCATAA
- a CDS encoding YihY/virulence factor BrkB family protein yields MLKATYRLIVFIANKIRDDHVAAYSAQAAFFIIISFFPFIMLLLSIIQYFPVEESNMLRIFTQIFPTAVDSMIVSIITEIYDTSISGTIISLTALSTLWSAGKGFLAIMKGLNTVYEINETRNYLFLRATSALYTLIFAIIIIATMILFVFGNRLFYYIEQKLPVFTDTALIIISLRTILGLIVLIIFFLLIYEVIPNRKTKLMSELPGAMVCAGGWMGFSYAFSYYIDHFSNYASMYGSLTAIVLFMLWMYFCMYILFIGAEVNLLFENKSFLHKVKMLYRRMPEEPIIHR; encoded by the coding sequence ATGCTGAAAGCTACTTATCGTTTAATTGTATTTATCGCAAATAAGATTCGGGATGATCATGTGGCAGCCTATTCTGCTCAGGCTGCTTTCTTTATCATTATCTCTTTTTTTCCTTTTATCATGTTGCTCTTAAGCATCATTCAGTATTTCCCTGTGGAAGAAAGCAATATGCTAAGGATTTTTACACAGATTTTTCCCACAGCAGTTGATTCCATGATTGTTTCTATTATCACGGAAATATACGATACATCGATATCAGGAACCATTATTTCATTAACAGCGCTTTCCACCCTCTGGTCAGCCGGTAAAGGATTTCTGGCAATCATGAAGGGGCTAAACACTGTTTATGAAATCAATGAAACCCGTAATTATCTGTTTCTTCGAGCAACCTCCGCTCTATACACCTTGATTTTTGCCATTATAATCATTGCCACAATGATTCTATTCGTTTTTGGCAACCGGCTTTTCTATTATATAGAGCAGAAGCTTCCCGTGTTCACGGATACTGCATTAATTATTATTAGCTTAAGAACTATCCTGGGATTAATCGTGTTAATTATCTTTTTCCTGTTAATCTACGAAGTCATCCCTAACCGGAAGACCAAGCTGATGTCGGAGCTTCCGGGTGCCATGGTATGTGCCGGTGGCTGGATGGGATTTTCTTACGCATTTTCTTACTATATTGATCATTTCTCAAATTACGCTTCCATGTATGGAAGCTTAACAGCCATTGTTCTTTTTATGCTATGGATGTACTTCTGTATGTATATCTTATTCATCGGAGCAGAAGTCAATCTGTTGTTTGAGAATAAGTCCTTTTTGCATAAGGTTAAGATGCTCTATCGAAGGATGCCCGAAGAGCCCATTATTCATAGATAA
- a CDS encoding AzlD domain-containing protein, giving the protein MKLQTAFLAILLMALVTYIPRVLPLAIFRKEIKSKYIKSFLHYVPYAVLGALTFPDIFYSTGTLFTAICGTLVAVLLAYREKSLVVVASGAILTVYLTGFLLPYLPF; this is encoded by the coding sequence ATGAAGCTGCAAACTGCGTTCCTGGCGATATTACTGATGGCATTGGTTACCTATATTCCTAGAGTATTGCCGCTGGCCATATTTCGTAAGGAGATTAAGTCCAAATACATAAAATCCTTTTTGCACTATGTACCCTATGCAGTATTGGGTGCATTAACCTTTCCTGATATATTCTATTCCACAGGAACCTTGTTTACTGCTATTTGTGGTACCCTTGTTGCAGTTTTGCTTGCATATAGGGAGAAAAGTCTGGTGGTTGTGGCCTCCGGAGCAATTTTGACAGTATACCTTACCGGATTTCTACTACCCTATCTTCCCTTTTAG
- a CDS encoding tetratricopeptide repeat protein gives MICPNCGSNMSDKKKRCERCGTDLTIYKKIYNTSNVYYNDGLAKAKVRDLSGATVALRRCLELNKLNTNARNLLGLVYYEMGETVAALSEWVISKHFQPKNNDADEYIEKVQSNPTRLDALNQAIKRYNTALGLAVAESDDLAIIQLKKVVTLNPHFIRAYQLLALLHMKIGENERARKYLLKAAKIDVSNTTTLRYLRELEGPAVTKDMDSNPEAESPITASIMPINSYREDKPNIMAFVNLVVGVVIGVAVMAFLVLPTIKNKAKEENNSNIVDYGTELAKIEEKDETIRTLQTEKDELTEQIEQLKAQIETYEAVEDNPELYDPLFTSAELYIEELSKPEKERDFTSIVDKLLDINDSEYETEASKALLESIRQATYSSAAVDQYEKGHALYTDGKYDEALVELLKAMTLNPEDASTIYFIARTYHRLDDKVNAALYYNMVISEFPDTKRASEAKSYLRQVQ, from the coding sequence ATGATTTGCCCGAATTGCGGAAGTAATATGTCAGATAAGAAGAAGCGTTGTGAACGATGCGGCACGGACCTGACGATTTATAAGAAAATATATAATACTTCGAATGTATATTATAATGATGGCTTAGCGAAAGCAAAGGTACGCGACCTATCTGGAGCAACAGTGGCTTTGCGCCGTTGCCTTGAATTGAATAAACTAAATACAAATGCACGAAATCTACTTGGACTTGTGTATTATGAAATGGGAGAAACGGTAGCCGCATTAAGTGAATGGGTAATCAGTAAACATTTTCAGCCGAAGAATAATGATGCTGACGAGTACATTGAAAAGGTGCAGTCCAATCCGACACGTTTGGATGCGTTAAATCAGGCGATCAAACGGTATAATACTGCACTGGGACTTGCAGTAGCTGAGAGTGATGATCTTGCCATCATTCAACTAAAAAAGGTTGTAACGTTAAATCCGCATTTTATCCGTGCCTATCAGTTACTGGCGCTGCTTCATATGAAAATCGGAGAGAATGAGAGAGCAAGGAAGTATTTGCTTAAGGCTGCTAAAATTGATGTGTCCAACACAACTACCCTGCGATATTTAAGAGAACTGGAGGGTCCTGCAGTCACAAAGGATATGGATAGTAATCCTGAGGCAGAGTCCCCCATCACCGCATCCATTATGCCAATTAATTCCTACCGCGAGGACAAGCCGAATATTATGGCATTTGTTAACCTTGTCGTTGGTGTTGTAATCGGTGTGGCAGTTATGGCCTTTCTCGTGTTACCTACGATAAAGAACAAGGCCAAGGAAGAGAACAACAGTAATATCGTAGATTATGGTACTGAGCTGGCCAAAATAGAAGAAAAGGATGAGACCATCCGTACTTTACAAACGGAAAAGGATGAGCTGACGGAGCAAATTGAGCAGCTTAAGGCTCAGATTGAAACCTATGAAGCAGTGGAGGACAATCCGGAGCTATATGATCCTTTGTTTACTTCAGCAGAGCTATATATTGAGGAGCTGAGCAAGCCAGAGAAGGAAAGAGATTTTACGTCCATTGTCGATAAACTGCTAGATATCAATGATTCGGAATATGAAACAGAGGCTTCGAAAGCACTTTTGGAGAGCATTCGTCAAGCAACCTATTCAAGTGCAGCAGTGGATCAATATGAAAAAGGACATGCACTGTACACTGACGGAAAATATGATGAGGCTTTAGTGGAATTATTAAAGGCGATGACATTGAATCCGGAGGATGCAAGTACGATATACTTTATTGCAAGGACATATCATCGTTTAGATGATAAGGTGAATGCGGCACTATATTACAACATGGTTATATCAGAATTCCCGGATACTAAGAGAGCATCGGAAGCCAAAAGCTATTTACGGCAAGTACAATAA
- a CDS encoding peptidylprolyl isomerase: MKKHKQMITYMLLFLQTSSLLLSGCSIKDHTPILTINDKKLYQKDFIYDIYLVETEGERMENYIQDTLDVSYWDYEQNGSSMRELAKDSVLSRVVLYEILSDQANQNGISLSQQELSQNQEAISQIMQTVSEEDIKRLGITREIISDSYNKIALGDKYYKELLNGFYVNEDVIHARLNPEDYREYKTECLFLPYTTGEDNKAIFLSNGKSASLKPILSEVLFSSEQGVEFAELLNEDIGFVYMTRDFIYGDSSCEKEYQEVAMQLKNGAYSNLILTEQGYYIIHMLDNHSTQKYEMAVEEAIREEKEKQFEIYYDSLKENYDININFPVWTKIQIGDTSVTK, encoded by the coding sequence GTGAAAAAGCATAAGCAGATGATTACATATATGTTACTGTTCCTGCAGACATCCAGTCTGTTATTAAGTGGTTGCAGTATAAAGGATCATACTCCCATACTTACCATAAATGATAAGAAGCTCTACCAGAAGGATTTTATCTATGATATTTATCTGGTTGAAACAGAAGGAGAACGAATGGAGAACTATATCCAAGATACATTGGATGTGAGTTATTGGGACTATGAGCAGAATGGTTCCAGTATGAGAGAGCTTGCTAAGGACTCCGTGCTCTCCCGTGTCGTGTTATATGAAATATTGTCGGATCAAGCGAATCAGAACGGAATCAGCTTAAGCCAACAGGAACTTTCACAGAATCAGGAAGCAATCAGTCAAATCATGCAAACGGTATCTGAAGAGGATATAAAGCGACTGGGTATCACGCGTGAGATTATCTCGGATTCTTATAATAAGATTGCACTGGGTGATAAATATTATAAGGAGCTTCTTAATGGTTTTTATGTTAATGAGGATGTGATTCATGCAAGACTGAATCCCGAAGATTACAGAGAGTATAAGACAGAATGTCTCTTTCTGCCATACACTACAGGAGAAGATAATAAAGCAATCTTTCTCAGTAATGGGAAGAGTGCTTCCCTAAAGCCCATCCTATCAGAGGTACTCTTTTCCTCGGAGCAAGGAGTGGAATTTGCTGAGTTGTTAAATGAGGATATTGGTTTTGTCTACATGACACGAGATTTTATCTACGGTGATTCATCCTGTGAGAAGGAGTATCAGGAGGTAGCAATGCAGTTAAAGAACGGGGCATACAGTAACCTGATCCTAACAGAGCAAGGCTACTATATCATACATATGCTGGATAATCATTCCACGCAGAAATATGAAATGGCTGTTGAAGAAGCAATTCGGGAAGAGAAAGAAAAGCAATTTGAGATTTATTACGACAGCTTAAAAGAGAACTATGATATTAATATAAACTTTCCTGTTTGGACTAAGATACAGATTGGTGATACTTCCGTTACAAAGTAA